A stretch of the Nicotiana tabacum cultivar K326 chromosome 6, ASM71507v2, whole genome shotgun sequence genome encodes the following:
- the LOC107793584 gene encoding putative prolyl 4-hydroxylase 12 isoform X1, translating into MASFLWVFIFLALGINSQLLFAQKSRKELRGKEVNGDDIVKLGHSNRFDPSQVVQLSWRPRVFLYRDFLSAEETDHLISLVHGKRNSSTSDNASLDAEKFPTMGIPLDAEDPTSSRIEERISAWTFLPKGNSRPLHVQRSGRENLKGNYGYFDGNSALKSKEPLMATVILYLSNVTQGGQILFPESKNKIFSDCMKSSDTLKPTKGNAILFFNAHLDASPDRRSSHARCPVIEGEMWYAIKFFYLRSTTVQKDPLQSDDDTNCTDEDDNCAQWAATGECERNAVFMVGSPDYYGTCRKSCNAC; encoded by the exons ATGGCGAGCTTTCTTTGGGTTTTTATCTTCTTGGCTTTGGGGATCAATTCCCAGCTTCTTTTCGCCCAAAA AAGCCGAAAAGAATTGAGGGGCAAGGAGGTAAATGGGGATGACATTGTAAAGTTGGGCCATTCAAATAGATTTGATCCCTCACAAGTCGTTCAGCTCTCGTGGCGACCAAG GGTCTTCTTGTATAGAGACTTTCTCTCAGCAGAAGAGACTGATCACTTAATCTCCTTG GTGCATGGCAAGAGAAATAGCTCCACAAGCGATAACGCTTCATTGGATGCAGAGAAGTTCCCAACCATGGGTATTCCCTTAGATGCGGAG GATCCTACTTCCTCAAGGATTGAAGAAAGGATCTCGGCTTGGACCTTTCTGCCTAAAG GAAACAGCAGGCCGTTGCATGTTCAGCGTTCTGGGCGTGAGAATTTAAAGGGGAATTATGGTTATTTTGACGGGAACTCCGCACTTAAATCCAAAGAACCATTAATGGCAACTGTCATTTTGTACCTATCAAATGTGACGCAAGGTGGTCAGATCCTCTTCCCTGAGTCGAAG AATAAGATTTTCTCCGACTGTATGAAGAGTAGTGACACCTTGAAACCAACGAAAGGAAATGCAATCCTGTTCTTCAATGCCCACCTTGATGCATCTCCTGACAGGAGGAGTTCCCATGCAAGATGCCCTGTTATTGAGGGTGAAATGTGGTATGCAATCAAATTCTTTTATCTGAGAAGTACTACTGTGCAAAAGGATCCACTGCAATCAGATGATGACACCAATTGTACAGATGAAGATGATAACTGTGCTCAATGGGCTGCTACTGGAGAGTGTGAAAGAAATGCTGTTTTTATGGTTGGTTCTCCTGATTATTATGGTACATGTAGGAAAAGTTGTAACGCATGCTAA
- the LOC107793584 gene encoding putative prolyl 4-hydroxylase 12 isoform X2, whose product MASFLWVFIFLALGINSQLLFAQNRKELRGKEVNGDDIVKLGHSNRFDPSQVVQLSWRPRVFLYRDFLSAEETDHLISLVHGKRNSSTSDNASLDAEKFPTMGIPLDAEDPTSSRIEERISAWTFLPKGNSRPLHVQRSGRENLKGNYGYFDGNSALKSKEPLMATVILYLSNVTQGGQILFPESKNKIFSDCMKSSDTLKPTKGNAILFFNAHLDASPDRRSSHARCPVIEGEMWYAIKFFYLRSTTVQKDPLQSDDDTNCTDEDDNCAQWAATGECERNAVFMVGSPDYYGTCRKSCNAC is encoded by the exons ATGGCGAGCTTTCTTTGGGTTTTTATCTTCTTGGCTTTGGGGATCAATTCCCAGCTTCTTTTCGCCCAAAA CCGAAAAGAATTGAGGGGCAAGGAGGTAAATGGGGATGACATTGTAAAGTTGGGCCATTCAAATAGATTTGATCCCTCACAAGTCGTTCAGCTCTCGTGGCGACCAAG GGTCTTCTTGTATAGAGACTTTCTCTCAGCAGAAGAGACTGATCACTTAATCTCCTTG GTGCATGGCAAGAGAAATAGCTCCACAAGCGATAACGCTTCATTGGATGCAGAGAAGTTCCCAACCATGGGTATTCCCTTAGATGCGGAG GATCCTACTTCCTCAAGGATTGAAGAAAGGATCTCGGCTTGGACCTTTCTGCCTAAAG GAAACAGCAGGCCGTTGCATGTTCAGCGTTCTGGGCGTGAGAATTTAAAGGGGAATTATGGTTATTTTGACGGGAACTCCGCACTTAAATCCAAAGAACCATTAATGGCAACTGTCATTTTGTACCTATCAAATGTGACGCAAGGTGGTCAGATCCTCTTCCCTGAGTCGAAG AATAAGATTTTCTCCGACTGTATGAAGAGTAGTGACACCTTGAAACCAACGAAAGGAAATGCAATCCTGTTCTTCAATGCCCACCTTGATGCATCTCCTGACAGGAGGAGTTCCCATGCAAGATGCCCTGTTATTGAGGGTGAAATGTGGTATGCAATCAAATTCTTTTATCTGAGAAGTACTACTGTGCAAAAGGATCCACTGCAATCAGATGATGACACCAATTGTACAGATGAAGATGATAACTGTGCTCAATGGGCTGCTACTGGAGAGTGTGAAAGAAATGCTGTTTTTATGGTTGGTTCTCCTGATTATTATGGTACATGTAGGAAAAGTTGTAACGCATGCTAA
- the LOC107793579 gene encoding gibberellin 20-oxidase-like protein, whose translation MSESQNSVKLPIFDISRPFSSSSLKSLSLACKEWGFFHIRNHGIPKDLCRQLHFVSNQIFSFPSDVKLKAGPLSNIRTYTPHFIASPFFESLRVSGPDFFASVQSTCQALINQPIHEFSHAMEEYGSKMEKLSKSIVEVILMSLGPEFEQKFASEFKNCHGYLRVNNYTPPEFTTNVQEEEEVEGLGMHTDMSCITIVYQDEVGGLQVRSKEGKWMDIDPCQDTLVVNVGDLLQAWSNGKLRSSEHRVVLKEPVSRFSIAFFWCFEDEKLIVAPKEIVRSENLRVYKPFVCADYLKFRESNEKGKFEKVGFTVKHFAGK comes from the exons ATGTCTGAATCTCAGAATTCTGTGAAACTTCCCATTTTCGATATCTCGAGGCCTTTTAGTTCATCTTCCCTTAAGTCCCTTTCTTTAGCTTGTAAAGAATGGGGTTTCTTTCACATCCGCAACCATGGAATTCCCAAAGATTTATGTAGACAACTTCATTTCGTTTCTAACCAGATTTTCAGTTTTCCTTCTGATGTAAAGCTGAAAGCTGGACCCTTATCAAATATAAGAACCTACACTCCCCATTTCATTGCATCCCCTTTCTTTGAGAGCCTGAGGGTTTCTGGACCTGACTTCTTTGCCTCTGTGCAAAGCACTTGCCAAGCACTGATCAACCAGCCAATTCACGAGTTcag TCATGCAATGGAGGAGTATGGGAGCAAAATGGAGAAACTGTCCAAAAGCATTGTTGAGGTCATACTGATGAGCTTAGGCCCTGAATTTGAGCAGAAATTTGCATCTGAATTCAAGAATTGTCATGGCTATCTAAGAGTAAACAACTACACTCCACCCGAATTCACGACAAATGTACAAGAGGAAGAAGAAGTTGAAGGGCTAGGCATGCACACTGATATGAGCTGCATAACAATAGTGTATCAAGATGAAGTTGGTGGTCTTCAAGTTAGATCCAAAGAAGGCAAGTGGATGGATATTGATCCTTGTCAAGACACTCTTGTTGTGAATGTTGGTGATCTTTTGCAGGCTTGGAGTAATGGGAAATTGAGATCATCTGAGCACAGAGTTGTCCTAAAAGAGCCTGTAAGTCGATTTTCCATCGCTTTCTTTTGGTGTTTTGAAGATGAGAAACTGATTGTTGCCCCGAAAGAGATTGTTCGTAGTGAAAATTTGAGGGTCTATAAGCCTTTTGTTTGTgctgattatttgaagtttagagAAAGCAATGAGAAAGGCAAGTTTGAGAAAGTTGGTTTCACAGTAAAACATTTCGCAGGTAAATAA